A single Acropora palmata chromosome 5, jaAcrPala1.3, whole genome shotgun sequence DNA region contains:
- the LOC141881733 gene encoding leucine-rich repeats and immunoglobulin-like domains protein 2: protein MECFFAHVLLAAVLWIQDSKGFKIDPPHSKVVARKGSDVTFKCSSIYINLADSIVRWTKQGKNIEDNAKTRNKYGFQVGRNVFSLTIKNVSMQDAGEYECMVTMYSGVQHKEMKATRELQIFQKVLNLNASQTNVTIDEGFTTTLKCQLKYSEAINVSIFWLFDGKQIKARPLHKGNDQDIININEIFLSLKLTQATRKQSGIYTCGALSPGLRSAINISVNVTDAEGPELEVKGEAVQNFLKGNTATLRCNAVFPPASFVDTFWTFNGGRIASNETRRKYDKDNPHSSGSTLNLTIYDLRLNDIGIYACNLNTSHGMAQKNFSIYVKSKDTTEGQETVRSGFLGTILFISLGLFVGLLTAIIFYLKLRRRRPRLPGNQMLPREDEDHTEFDHDVFVTYSRKDSAFVDQELIPLLGNNDVKYMVDYLHFPLGKAFVQSMAEGIYKSRKVLAVYSKNFANGKYPRQELDFALQRSFDLGDSAVIVIRIDGISLKRLPKALRCQTILDYYDSVEKKGWEKRLIQHLKVTRQVTDAPIGTAV, encoded by the exons ATTCAAAAGGTTTCAAAATTGATCCACCCCATAGCAAAGTAGTAGCAAGAAAAGGCTCTGACGTCACTTTCAAGTGTAGTAGCATCTATATAAATCTGGCGGATAGTATCGTTAGATGGACCAAACAGGGCAAGAACATCGAGGACAACgcgaaaacaagaaacaaatacGGATTCCAAGTgggaagaaatgttttttctttgaccATAAAGAACGTTTCTATGCAAGATGCGGGAGAATATGAATGCATGGTTACTATGTACTCAGGCGTCCAgcataaagaaatgaaagctaCGCGAGAGTTGCAGATATTTCAGAAAG TATTGAACCTAAATGCTTCGCAAACAAACGTGACTATCGACGAAGGATTTACGACAACATTAAAATGCCAGCTGAAATATTCAGAAGCAATAAACGTTTCCATCTTCTGGCTCTTTGatggaaaacaaataaaagctCGACCACTTCACAAAGGGAATGATCAAGAcataattaacataaatgaaattttcctGTCACTGAAACTAACGCAAGCGACACGCAAACAAAGTGGCATTTACACGTGCGGGGCGTTGTCTCCGGGCCTTCGAAGCGCAATAAATATTTCAGTTAACGTCACCGACGCAGAGGGTCCGGAACTAGAAGTAAAAGGGGAAGCCGttcaaaatttcttaaaaGGAAACACTGCTACGTTGAGGTGCAATGCTGTCTTCCCGCCAGCATCTTTCGTGGACACATTTTGGACCTTCAACGGAGGTCGAATCGCCAGCAATGAAACAAGACGGAAATACGACAAAGACAACCCACATAGTTCAGGAAGCACACTAAATTTGACAATATATGATTTGAGGTTAAATGACATCGGGATATACGCTTGTAATCTGAACACATCACATGGAATGGCGCAGAAAAACTTCAGCATTTATGTGAAATCTAAAG ATACAACAGAGGGACAGGAAACTGTCAGAAGTGGTTTTTTGGGGACAATACTGTTTATTAGTCTTGGTCTTTTTGTCGGATTACTAACAGCGATCATATTCTACTTGAAGCTCAGGCGCAGGCGACCAAGATTGCCGGGGAACCAAA TGCTACCTCGTGAAGACGAAGATCACACAGAATTCGATCACGATGTGTTCGTCACCTACAGCAGAAAGGACTCAGCATTCGTGGACCAAGAACTCATACCTCTGTTGGGCAACAACGACGTGAAGTACATGGTGGACTATTTACACTTTCCGCTCGGCAAGGCCTTTGTACAAAGTATGGCAGAGGGTATCTATAAAAGCCGTAAGGTCCTGGCTGTTTATTCGAAGAATTTTGCAAACGGCAAATACCCTCGACAAGAATTAGACTTCGCCTTGCAGCGAAGCTTTGATTTAGGAGACTCAGCGGTGATCGTCATACGAATTGATGGAATCAGCCTGAAACGACTCCCGAAAGCTCTGAGATGTCAGACGATTTTAGACTATTACGACAGCGTAGAAAAAAAAGGCTGGGAAAAGAGACTCATCCAGCATTTAAAGGTAACAAGGCAAGTAACGGACGCTCCAATAGGTACCGCAGTTTGA